The DNA segment CGGCCGGTACACACTGAAGAGAACGCCCGAGGGTGTTGACTGCGAACTGATCAGCTTCAGGGTCCGCGGGACGGTCCCGCTGCCGAAAAGCCGCTTGCCAATGCCGAGCGTCACCGGGAACACGAGCAGACGGTATTCGTCGATACAATCGTTCTGGATCAGGGTCTGTGCAAGGCCTGCGCTTCCGTGCACCTGCAGCTCTCCTCTGAACCGGCTCTTCAGCTCCTTCACCTCCGAAACCACATCCTTCAGATGCACAGAGTTGTTCCAGCTGAATTCGCTTTGTGTACGCGAGGCGACGAACTTGGGCAGGCTGTTCAGTTTTGAAGCGATCGGATCGTTCGGATCGGTCACCCGGGGCCAGTACGACGCAAAGATGTCGTAGGTCGTGCGGCCGAGCAGAAAGGCGTCAGCCTTCGAAAATATCTGCGCCATGATCTTTCCGTCATCCTCTTTGAAATACGGGAAGACCCAGCCCCCAAACGGGAAGTTGCCGCTCTCGTCCTCTTTGGGACCGCCCGGCGCCTGCATTACGCCGTCAAGCGAGATGAATGTGGTGATCGTGAGTTCGCCCATGGCACCCCTCCTATTTCCCGTTGTACGCAGCCTGCAGCTTTGCGATATCGAGCTTTCTCATCTTGAGCATTGCCTGCGTCACGCGGCCTGCCTTGGCCGGATCACGGTCGTTCATGAGTCTCATCAGGATTGTCGGCACGACCTGCCAGGACACGCCGAACCTGTCTTTGAGCCAGCCGCACTGGCCCTTTTCACCGCCTCTGGAAAGCCCGTTCCAGAAATGGTCCACCTCCTTCTGTGTCTCGCAGTTTACGACGAACGAGACAGCCTCGGTGATCGGCCTGAAGGGCCCGGCTGCCATGAGCGTAAAGTCCTGGCCTGCAAGTTCGACCGATACCACCTCGACCGTTCCGGACGGCGTGTCTTTGATCGTGGAGACCGACGTGATCTTCGATCGCTTCCCGAAGACCTTTACATAGAAGTTCGCGGCCTTTTTAGCGTCTTTTTCGAACCAGATAAATGGTGTGATCTTCTGCATGGTATTACCTCCCCGTTATAGTGTTATTGATCATATTTAAAGTATGAGACGGAATTTGGTAAAAGGCAAATGAAAGATGCTTAATGGGGGCGGCTTAAAAGGACGTGATCAAGGTCAGGGCTGCACCCCTCATAGCTTTGAAATGTGTATGGGCCGAGAACCACAATTAGGGTCAGGTCTGCACTCTTCACATTTTGTATGAACAAGCTGTATCAGTGGCATGCCGAATGCAAAGGCATAGAAAAACATATCGATCCTGAGCATCGACTCTCCCTTTTTTCCCCTGAGATGACTGATCCTTGTCCCTGATTTATCCTGCATTGACATGTTTTTGTCCAATTATTATTATAGGTAATATAGGTATTACGATTTTAGGAGGAAGCATGCTGACATTAAAATTGCCTGCTGATCTGGAAGAGAGGCTGAATCAGCTTGCTCAAAAGACAAAGCGGTCGAAGAGCTTTTACATGCGCGAAGCGCTCACTGAATATCTTGAAGAATACGAAGACGCTTTTCTTGCACTGGATCGCCTTAATAAAAAGAATGCAAAATTTCTGAGCACAAAAGAACTGGAAAAGAGCCTTGGCCTTTAAAGTCCACTGGCACGAAAATATACGGAACGATCTTGCGCAGCTCGACAAAGCGATGGCGCGAAAGATAATCTCCCGGATAAGCACCTATCTCGTGCATGATCCGCTGAAGCTGGGGAAGGCCCTCACAGGTCAATTTGCCGGTCTTTACCGTTATCGCTACGGTGACTATCGCGTTCTCTACGCTATGGATCTGGAGGAGGAGATTATCATGGTGGTTCACATCCGGCACAGGAAAGATGTTTATGACGGACGAAATTAGAATTTCCGGCTTTATAGGACCGATGGTGCTCGAA comes from the Nitrospirota bacterium genome and includes:
- a CDS encoding type II toxin-antitoxin system RelE/ParE family toxin, with product MAFKVHWHENIRNDLAQLDKAMARKIISRISTYLVHDPLKLGKALTGQFAGLYRYRYGDYRVLYAMDLEEEIIMVVHIRHRKDVYDGRN
- a CDS encoding dihydrofolate reductase family protein, producing the protein MGELTITTFISLDGVMQAPGGPKEDESGNFPFGGWVFPYFKEDDGKIMAQIFSKADAFLLGRTTYDIFASYWPRVTDPNDPIASKLNSLPKFVASRTQSEFSWNNSVHLKDVVSEVKELKSRFRGELQVHGSAGLAQTLIQNDCIDEYRLLVFPVTLGIGKRLFGSGTVPRTLKLISSQSTPSGVLFSVYRPAGELRTGSFEME
- a CDS encoding VOC family protein: MQKITPFIWFEKDAKKAANFYVKVFGKRSKITSVSTIKDTPSGTVEVVSVELAGQDFTLMAAGPFRPITEAVSFVVNCETQKEVDHFWNGLSRGGEKGQCGWLKDRFGVSWQVVPTILMRLMNDRDPAKAGRVTQAMLKMRKLDIAKLQAAYNGK
- a CDS encoding ribbon-helix-helix protein, CopG family, which gives rise to MLTLKLPADLEERLNQLAQKTKRSKSFYMREALTEYLEEYEDAFLALDRLNKKNAKFLSTKELEKSLGL